A genomic window from Ananas comosus cultivar F153 linkage group 22, ASM154086v1, whole genome shotgun sequence includes:
- the LOC109727500 gene encoding pectinesterase 1-like, with product MAGEGQPHFPPPTGCSILDASPEAILIDVVVPQDGTENYMTVMAAIDTAPSSSEHRYVIYIRRGTYNEDVFVEKPNVVFIGPLWLGYHIITDPAVTANFTVMLLIEGDSWLSSTGISYKSGLIMFYRCSFEGYQDTLYAHSYKQFYRECRITGTVDFIFGDAAAVFQFCLFLTCRPLPHQVNTITAQGRDDIRRNTGFTLQNCNISADSDLALTVIMETYIGSLIRLERWLEWNSSFALDTLYYAEYMNSEPGSGLRGRVKWLGYHIITDPVVAANFTVARLIDEDSWLPSTGISYNNRL from the exons ATGGCCGGAGAAGGGCAGCCCCATTTCCCTCCTCCAACAG GCTGTAGCATACTCGACGCCTCACCGGAAGCCATTTTGATAGATGTCGTGGTTCCCCAGGATGGCACTGAGAACTACATGACAGTGATGGCGGCTATAGATACAGCACCATCGAGCAGCGAACACCGCTATGTCATTTACATTCGGAGAGGGACATATAATGAAGACGTTTTCGTTGAGAAGCCGAATGTAGTTTTCATAGGCCCACTGTGGCTAGGGTATCACATAATCACTGACCCAGCTGTGACTGCTAATTTCACAGTCATGCTGTTGATCGAGGGAGACTCATGGTTGTCTTCTACTGGGATTAGTTACAAGAGTGGATT AATAATGTTCTACCGGTGCAGTTTTGAGGGATACCAGGATACATTATACGCCCACTCCTACAAGCAATTCTACCGAGAATGCCGCATCACCGGCACAGTAGACTTCATATTCGGGGATGCAGCTGCTGTGTTCCAGTTCTGTCTCTTCCTTACCTGTCGTCCTCTTCCTCACCAGGTGAACACCATTACTGCCCAGGGTCGTGATGACATCCGGAGGAACACTGGATTCACGCTTCAGAATTGCAATATTTCTGCCGACTCAGATCTAGCTTT GACCGTGATTATGGAGACCTACATTGGGAGCTTGATTCGGCTTGAGAGGTGGCTCGAATGGAATAGTAGTTTTGCCCTCGACACTCTCTATTATGCAGAATACATGAATTCCGAGCCAGGTTCGGGACTACGTGGACGGGTTAAGTGGCTAGGGTATCACATAATCACTGATCCAGTTGTGGCTGCCAATTTCACGGTCGCGCGGTTGATCGACGAGGACTCATGGTTGCCTTCTACTGGGATTAGTTACAATAATAGATTGTAG
- the LOC109727355 gene encoding uncharacterized protein LOC109727355, which yields MRGDSDPPPPPPPQPLEMAESGRDPAAAEALRLLAMAEARLASASSLKSALKYAKRAARLRPGVGGAAALVAALRVLRADPSDHYGVLRLPPLSSAAAIRRRYKTLALDLHPDRSPFPSSSSSSAVAVAEEAFKRVAESFRVLSDRSLKRRLDLRLRRGRRSPPPEEEEERAATFWTACAACRLLHEFHRRYVGYRLVCPSCRKSFLAVEVPNPNNDDDDDDEAEDPEQEEGEEEAEENGDDNADDNKSRVRASSRDRARARRVTKSRSNSRPRVSRFPPLARQKRRIEPRLSNSPLAGSKKPRTNPEKTLAEMQMELSREKKRKERKGNVKPLLQPKEEEENDSSLMVVEDSDFYDFDKDRSEKSFRKGQIWAIYDDDDGMPRHYGLIEEVVSSDPFRIRMSWLDIENHGDEHLLLLEKSGFHISCGRFKIGRKVEIRSVNLFSHLIDCERAARELFRVYPKKGSVWALYGDWNFGGEERRRHYDIVVLLTSYSDMYGVSMAYLEKVGGYKSVFKRREVGALAIRCIEKEDVRVFSHQIPARKLSGTEGLDLPRDCWELDPASLTAEMLSVTWSR from the coding sequence atgCGCGGCGACTCCGacccccctccgccgccgccgccgcagccgctggAGATGGCGGAGTCCGGCCGAGaccccgcggcggcggaggcgctcCGCCTCCTCGCCATGGCGGAAGCGAGgctcgcctccgcctcctccctgAAATCCGCTCTCAAGTACGCCAAGCGCGCGGCGAGGCTCCGCCCCGgagtcggcggcgccgcggcgcTCGTCGCCGCGCTCCGCGTCCTCCGCGCCGACCCCTCCGACCACTACGGCGTCCTCCGCCTCCCCCCGCTCTCCTCCGCGGCCGCGATCCGTCGCCGCTACAAAACCCTAGCCCTCGACCTCCACCCCGATCGCTCGcccttcccctcctcctcctcctcctccgcggtGGCGGTGGCCGAGGAGGCGTTCAAGCGCGTCGCCGAGTCCTTCCGCGTCCTCTCCGACCGGTCCCTCAAGCGCCGCCTCGACCTtcgcctccgccgcggccgacgatcgccgccgccggaggaggaggaggagcgcgcCGCCACGTTCTGGACCGCCTGCGCCGCGTGCCGCCTCCTCCACGAGTTCCACCGCAGGTACGTCGGCTACCGCCTTGTTTGCCCTAGCTGCCGCAAGAGCTTCCTCGCCGTCGAGGTCCCCAACCCCaacaacgacgacgatgacgatgacgaaGCCGAGGACCCGGAacaggaggaaggagaagaagaagcagaagaaaatGGCGACGACAATGCCGATGATAATAAGTCGAGAGTTAGGGCTAGCTCTAGGGATAGGGCTAGGGCTAGGAGGGTAACGAAGTCGCGATCTAATTCTCGGCCTAGGGTTTCTAGATTCCCGCCATTGGCGCGGCAAAAACGGAGAATTGAACCCAGACTTTCGAACTCGCCATTGGCGGGGTCCAAGAAACCCCGGACAAATCCGGAGAAGACGCTAGCCGAGATGCAGATGGAGCTCAGCagggaaaagaagaggaaggagaggaagggaAATGTGAAACCTTTGCTTCAGccaaaggaggaggaagaaaatgATTCGAGCCTAATGGTGGTCGAGGACTCGGATTTCTACGACTTTGATAAGGATCGGTCGGAGAAGAGCTTCAGGAAAGGGCAAATTTGGGCAATTTACGATGACGATGACGGGATGCCCCGCCACTACGGGTTGATCGAAGAGGTCGTCTCTTCGGATCCATTTAGGATTAGGATGAGTTGGTTGGACATCGAAAACCATGGAGATGAGCATTTGCTTCTTTTAGAGAAATCGGGGTTTCATATCTCGTGTGGGCGATTTAAGATTGGGAGAAAAGTTGAAATCCGCTCAGTCAATCTCTTCTCCCATTTGATCGACTGCGAAAGGGCCGCGAGGGAGCTTTTTAGGGTTTACCCAAAAAAGGGTTCGGTTTGGGCGCTATATGGGGATTGGAACTTCggcggagaggagaggaggcgaCACTATGACATTGTTGTGTTGCTCACAAGCTATAGTGATATGTATGGGGTGAGCATGGCGTATCTTGAGAAGGTGGGCGGGTACAAGAGTGTATTTAAGAGGCGGGAGGTTGGCGCACTTGCTATTAGGTGTATTGAGAAAGAGGATGTGAGGGTTTTCTCGCATCAGATTCCCGCACGGAAGCTTTCGGGAACGGAAGGGTTGGATTTGCCGAGAGATTGCTGGGAGCTCGATCCTGCTTCACTAACTGCAGAAATGCTCTCTGTTACTTGGAGTAGGTAA
- the LOC109727356 gene encoding dolichyl-diphosphooligosaccharide--protein glycosyltransferase subunit DAD1, whose product MPKATNDAQLLIQSLRKAYAATPTNLKIIDLYVVFAVATALIQVVYMGIVGSFPFNSFLSGVLSCVGTAVLAVCLRIQVNKENKEFKDLPPERAFADFVLCNLVLHLVIMNFLG is encoded by the exons ATGCCGAAGGCTACGAACGATGCTCAGCTTTTGATTCAGTCTCTCCGCAAGGCGTACGCCGCCACGCCAACTAACCTCAAG ATTATTGATCTGTATGTGGTTTTCGCTGTTGCGACGGCGCTGATTCAG GTGGTTTACATGGGAATAGTTGGATCATTTCCATTCAACTCTTTCCTCTCCGGTGTACTTTCGTGCGTAGGGACGGCAGTACTCGCAG TTTGTCTCCGCATTCAAGTCAACAAAGAGAACAAGGAATTTAAG GATCTACCGCCAGAACGTGCCTTCGCCGATTTCGTCCTCTGCAACTTAGTGCTCCATCTGGTGATCATGAACTTCCTTGGATAG